The following proteins are encoded in a genomic region of Ostrea edulis chromosome 7, xbOstEdul1.1, whole genome shotgun sequence:
- the LOC130046524 gene encoding serine/threonine-protein kinase Pak-like → MPFKIRKKSLPSDTGPAMSIGTPTSVTHNVHVGFNITTGDFEGLPPAWTALLQSSNISKADQAANPEAVLNSLRTFTNSVKKKPGESKFMKIQESIAESDDDLGDSDEDAKRSSKQIDEEMSPVSHESPETAGNANVEDKMNKVTLNNEKDHGSSDHEIQRRPKSLKKNMSDDEINEGLQSLASPGDPTSKYTVSKQLGAGASGTVYMAKPKTGDAVLAIKSMDLTKQPKKELLITEIEVMKTYRHQNIVNFLDCYLLSEKNELWVVMEYLDGGALTDVVTETIMNEGQIAAVTRECLQALNYLHSKGIIHRDIKSDNVLLGMNGSVKLTDFGFCAQLSGDNSKRQTMVGTPYWMAPEVVSRKHYGKKVDVWSMGIMVIEMLEGEPPYLNETPLKAIYRIATKGKPEIKNLEKLSKLLQNFIDRTLEVEVDTRADTDELLLHDFLKCAKDLKTLRPLIVAAKQATGH, encoded by the exons ATGCCTTTCAAGATTCGCAAGAAGTCGTTGCCTTCGGATACTGGTCCAGCTATGAGCATCGGGACTCCCACATCCGTCACACACAACGTTCACGTCGGTTTTAACATAACTACTGGAGATTTCGAGGGGCTCCCACCAGCATGGACTGCTCTACTTCAGTCCTCCAATATATC GAAAGCTGACCAAGCAGCTAATCCAGAGGCAGTTCTCAATTCACTGCGGACCTTCACTAATTCGGTCAAGAAAAAGCCAGGAGAGAGCAAGTTTATGAAAATTCAGGAGTCCATTGCAGAATCTGATGATGATCTCGGTGATAGCGATGAAGATGCCAAACGCAGCAGTAAACAAATAGATGAGGAGATGTCCCCTGTATCCCATGAATCACCAGAAACTGCG gGTAACGCAAATGTTGAGGATAAGATGAATAAGGTCACCCTCAACAACGAAAAAGATCACGGGTCTTCGGATCACGAAATCCAGCGGCGACCTAAATCTCTGAAGAAAAACATGTCGGACGACGAAATCAACGAGGGCCTTC agtCACTTGCTTCACCAGGTGATCCTACATCGAAGTACACCGTTTCGAAGCAACTTGGGGCGGG GGCATCTGGTACTGTATATATGGCAAAACCTAAAACAGGGGATGCGGTACTAGCCATAAAGTCTATGGACCTTACCAAGCAACCCAAAAAAGAGCTGCTTATAACGGAGATTGAGGTCATGAAAACCTACAGGCATCAAAACATTGTCAACTTCCTGGATTGCTACTTGTTGTCAGAGAAAAATGAATTATGGGTAGTGATGGAATACCTTGATGGTGGTGCGCTGACTGATGTTGTCACGGAAACCATAATGAATGAAGGACAGATTGCTGCTGTAACCCGCGAGTGTCTGCAAGCTCTGAACTATTTGCACTCAAAGGGTATTATACATAGGGATATTAAAAGTGACAATGTATTATTAGGAATGAATGGGTCTGTCAAGCTGACTGATTTTGGTTTCTGTGCCCAGCTAAGTGGAGATAACTCTAAACGACAGACGATGGTAGGCACTCCGTACTGGATGGCTCCGGAAGTCGTATCAAG GAAACACTATGGGAAAAAGGTGGATGTTTGGTCTATGGGAATCATGGTCATTGAAATGTTAGAAGGTGAACCTCCATATTTGAATGAGACCCCACTGAAGGCTATCTACCGAATAGCCACCAAGGGAAAACCGGAAATTAAGAATCTCGAAAAGCTGTCGAAATTACTTCAGAATTTCATTGACCGGACATTGGAAGTGGAGGTGGATACAAGAGCAGACACTGATGAACTCCTGCTTCACGATTTCCTGAAATGTGCGAAAGACCTCAAAACACTCAGGCCGTTAATCGTAGCTGCTAAGCAAGCTACTGGGCACTAG